The sequence ACAGTTCCTTCTTCCTTGTCATTTAATTTACAGTAGATGTCACGTTGTAATTGGCTACGACCGGGAACCACTGGGGAACTAGGCTACTCTCAAGGCTTCCCGCATCAACAATTTAAGGGCTTTCCAAAAACATTCTTTCACTTTCGGTGAATCTGACTCACTTCACGTGCAACTAACGAAGCAATATATTATATATGATTCAACGTGAGAAACCATGAGCTTTAGTCAACATTCACCAGCTGAGAATGAAGACTTTTCTCATTCTCTTATGCTTGCTCTCTGAAGGTAAATTGTTTTCCATGGCTTCTGACTTGGGGTTGACTCTGCTCATATAAAATGAGATATGTTAAGTAAACAACATTTACCAAGTTTGACAGGTAATTGATTATTTTGTATGTAGGCTAAACTTTATTCATTTACCTGTAAACTTGCCTTCTTCCTTTTGTAGCGGTCTCTGTCAACGTCGTAGCTAGAGGAGACACCAGGGTTGACTTCAATGCCGACGCATCATATACCTGCACCCATGCGGACTCGACAGGTGTGCTGCAAGTCACCTGGCAGAGGCTGTTCAAAGACGACTCGGTGGAGAATCTGGCCACCTACAGCAAGCGGTTTGGAGCTCAAATCATAGACCCGCACCGAGGCAAGGTGGTTTTCACGGAGGCATCTCTCAACTCGACGTCCATTACGGTGAAGAATGTAACATGGTCGGACGAAGCCTGCTATATTTGTTCCTTCAATGTTTACCCGAGTGGATCAAGACGCAAGCAGACATGTCTTACTGTTCAAGGTATTTAATGCACTGAATAACAACAGTTTTAGGACTTACCTCTATTGTTCTCTATTCAGTTGAAGTTATATTTTAATGTAAGTGATATTGTAACTCAAAATAATAATCGTAAATCAGCACAGGTACAAACACGCCTGGTGAACTAATTATCCAGCCTGGAATAGACCTAgtgaatcaggtgtgctggtACTGGAATAGAAGTGAAAGTCACTGGGGGTATCCTCTTATCGAGCATTCATAAAGACTTCATAAGCAATACCttcagtacattcggaaagtattcagaccccttgactctgcacattttgttacgttacagcctaaaatggatttttaaaaaaaataaagatttgcaaaaatgtctaaacatgtttttgctttgtcattatggagtattgtgtgtagattgatgaggaatttgtatttatttaatcaattttagaataagtctgtaacgtaactgaatgtggaaaaagggaagcagtctgaatactttacgaatgcactgtaaatgcttCACTAATACATTTATAAGCAAAACCAATACAGGTAATATAAAGGTCCTTACATCTGGTGCTTCGCCAAATATAGAATCATCCTCTTCACCCTTTTTACAGCAGGACATTTGCTAAGGCAAATGTTATCTGAATAATACAGTATGGGAGGTGTAAAGGTTTATTGGGGGTTTTATTAGGAGAATAGAAACACTATGCTTTAGAACACCAGAAATCTGCAACTATAAATCACCATATTGGCATTGTTACATCACTGGCAGGATTTCAAAAATGTCTGAATCCCAAAACTTTCAGAAAGACCATGAACTCTGCATGCATTAATAAGGAAAATTGGCTGGTGTCAAACCATATATGAAAACATGATACATAGTTTTTTAAGCTCTTCTTAATTGATAtgtctggtaaaataaaggtaaaataagtaATATAAATAAAATCAATATGATCTAAtattccctgtttcatctattcaAAGGTGTATCTGAAGTGAGAGCCACAATGCAAAAAGTCCCCAGCACTGAACCTAAAGCAGACATGGAAGTTGTGGTCAGCTGCTCTGCCACGGGTAAACCAGCACCTTGGATccaatggaacatttctgcagcagTACCCATAAAGACACCTAACAACTGGACTGTCATTAACAAAGACCAAACTGTCACAGCCATTAGCAACATCACCCTCCAACTGTTGCCAGGTTCAGGGGGATACGTGGACTGTATCGTAAACAATGGGATGAGGACACAGAGACACGAGCGGGTCCTGCTTCCTATTCtccctggagagagggaggttgaaGAGGGTACGTAATGTTGACCTATTATATACTTCTAAACCATACTATTTTAGCGTGTCAGATTAGTCCAACTTGAAAACAACTATGAGAAAACATCATCCCTAGCTCTATAAATAGCATGCCAAATTCATGATGTTAAtagtaaacatttacatttgggtACATGAATTTGGCGTTCTATTTACAGGCTACATCATCCCCAGGGGCATGTTGTGAAAGCCTTGTGACCAGCATCATCGTGCAATAGTGCAACATTCTGTTTCCTGTGAACAGAATGCAGCGATTTCAGGCTGGTTCCAAGAGGCTAATGTTGTGATGCTATTAGTGCTGTTAGTAATCTTATCTCACCTGTTGGGTTTAATGTTGACTACCATGGTAAAGCATCACGAGTCACTCCCTTTTAAAATCACACTGTAGTCAAGTGCTGTGTTGAGTTCTGGGTAATTTCCAGATCCTCAGGGAAGCTACATGATGGATGATATGATTGGATAGATGGGACAGAACATGATGTCAACATGTTATTCAAACTGAATGCATTAAAAAGGAAGGATGTAAAATTACTCGTCTTTCTCTTCTGAGTAAATGCTGTCTCTCCAAACACATGCTTAGTGGAATTTCATGTTTCACCTTCCAGATGACAAGAGGACATCCCCGTGGGCTGTTGCCATTCCAGTATTCCTAATCATTTCCCTTTTAGTCATCTTTGGCTGTG is a genomic window of Salmo trutta unplaced genomic scaffold, fSalTru1.1, whole genome shotgun sequence containing:
- the LOC115182127 gene encoding OX-2 membrane glycoprotein-like; its protein translation is MKTFLILLCLLSEAVSVNVVARGDTRVDFNADASYTCTHADSTGVLQVTWQRLFKDDSVENLATYSKRFGAQIIDPHRGKVVFTEASLNSTSITVKNVTWSDEACYICSFNVYPSGSRRKQTCLTVQGVSEVRATMQKVPSTEPKADMEVVVSCSATGKPAPWIQWNISAAVPIKTPNNWTVINKDQTVTAISNITLQLLPGSGGYVDCIVNNGMRTQRHERVLLPILPGEREVEEDDKRTSPWAVAIPVFLIISLLVIFGCVELQKKKGCRQAALTTTADEQDPLRSIV